The Phaseolus vulgaris cultivar G19833 unplaced genomic scaffold, P. vulgaris v2.0 scaffold_12, whole genome shotgun sequence genomic sequence ATCACTCTTGGAGGCAACGATTTTGTGAACAATTATTACCTGGTCCCATATTCAGCAAGATCTCGCCAGTTTTCTCTCCCAGACTACGTGAACTATATCATATCTGAGTATCGCCTAATTCTGAAGGTATCAATAATATTTCCCAATAAAATCTATATATCGTTGAACCATGTATGCCCTTTCATGCCTATAGTTCAACTAATTTGCTAAGAGTTTGAGAAATTTAAGAACAGAGATTTGTACTTCAAAGGCTAATACTACTGAACCTGTAGAATTAATGCTTGCTTGACTCAAGTTAGCAAATGAGTGTGACTATGCAGGAGACAAACATTTGGTTGGTGAATCGTACTAAAATTATTTTGGGTCTTGCTTAACAACAATCCTTCAAGCAATAATCAATAATATTAGATAGACTTAGTATATATATCAGGTTAAAAGTGCAACAAAAATAACCGGGTAGTACATTTTTAACACTTTTTAATACAAGCTTTTAATTGACATTTTTTGTTGTTGCATTGTTCATCTTATTCATTTACGTAAAAAGTGCAGAGGCTGTATGATTTGGGAGGTCGTAGGGTTCTTGTAACGGGTACAGGACCAATGGGGTGCGTACCAGCAGAGTTGGCCTTAAGAAGTGGAAATGGTGAGTGTGACTTGGAGCTCCAGAGAGCTGCATCATTATTTAATCCACAACTTGTTGAAATGGTGAGAGGACTGAACCAAGAGATTGGTGCTCACGTCTTCATTGCTGTAAATGCATATGAAATGCACATGGATTTCGTTAACAACCCTCGAGCGTTTGGTAAGTTCACTATTACTGGTATAATTTCTCGTAAGAGGCTTCTGAACTTTTTTTTGTGTACTTGTTCCAACAGGATTTGTTACATCAAAGATAGCTTGCTGTGGACAAGGCCCGTACAATGGGGTGGGACTCTGCACAGCCATTTCCAACTTGTGTCCAAATCGAGATCTATATGCGTTTTGGGATCCATTTCACCCATCTGAGAAAGCTAACCGAATTATAGTCCAACAGATGATGACTGGGTCGGTCCAGTACATGCACCCCATGAATCTTAGCACCATCATGGCCATAGATTCCAGGGTTTGATTGATGCGTTTTATGGCTTACCATTCTAGCTCTCTCTCCCAAAGTGATATGTGTGAACTGTGAAGCCATGTTCTAGGTTTTCCtaagttttgttttatttaatgatgaTCTCCTTGCTACTGTCATTTGTTGTTCAAAGTATGCTGTTTGCCCCTAAGATGTTGTATTCCTTTTTATTGCACCGTTGTCAAGATTTTTATGTGTAGTGGACAATGTTAATTGTGATCATGGCTCTTAAATTTCCCTGCTTTTAACTCctaaatatatactataaatgaGAGTAAGAGTTTGGAAAATTGATCAAATTGTTGCATTTTATACTACtgcaaattttaaaacattacgTCTATTGATTACTTCGTATTTATATGATATGACTTTGTTATAAAGAGGTGATGTTTTATAAATATGACTTTATTTGAATTCGGATTTCTTAACGAGAAatgctaaaaaaa encodes the following:
- the LOC137816886 gene encoding GDSL esterase/lipase At5g33370-like, with the translated sequence MASCSECSFCIMVTSLFMCISFASAQPARAFFVFGDSLVDSGNNDFLATTARADAPPYGIDFPTHRPTGRFSNGLNIPDIISEQLGLEPTLPYLNPLLIGEKLLVGANFASAGIGILNDTGFQFLHIIHIYKQLKLFQHYQQRLSAHIGAEGARKHVNQALVLITLGGNDFVNNYYLVPYSARSRQFSLPDYVNYIISEYRLILKRLYDLGGRRVLVTGTGPMGCVPAELALRSGNGECDLELQRAASLFNPQLVEMVRGLNQEIGAHVFIAVNAYEMHMDFVNNPRAFGFVTSKIACCGQGPYNGVGLCTAISNLCPNRDLYAFWDPFHPSEKANRIIVQQMMTGSVQYMHPMNLSTIMAIDSRV